A genomic region of Polyangiaceae bacterium contains the following coding sequences:
- a CDS encoding MoaD/ThiS family protein, translating to MTRHLFSFFPQLEGQDITVDAKTVGEVVQALERLAPGIGFYICDERGRLRTHVNIFVGKQMIRDRKGLTDAIAADDEVHILQALSGG from the coding sequence CTGACTCGCCACCTCTTCTCGTTTTTCCCGCAGCTCGAGGGCCAAGACATCACCGTCGATGCAAAGACGGTGGGCGAGGTCGTGCAGGCCTTGGAAAGGCTTGCTCCCGGCATTGGCTTCTACATTTGTGACGAGCGTGGAAGGCTGCGGACGCACGTCAACATTTTCGTCGGCAAGCAGATGATTCGCGACCGCAAGGGGCTCACCGACGCGATCGCTGCTGACGACGAGGTTCATATTCTGCAAGCGTTGAGCGGAGGTTGA
- a CDS encoding nucleotide-binding protein, with product MRPSLRHSIPLFALSAAVCVTFGCSSDDTVTTSSSGSSSSGNAGGTAGSGGDAGMGGFAGSGGAGAMGGSGGSETSCVPGSIANCYDGPMGTEGVGTCAPGTKVCNPSGMDYGPCMGAITPQTEDCTTPIDEDCSEVPDCGDHLWSKRFGDALLQNAQGAAVDAAGNVYLIGYFQGDIDFGGGVLTSAGSNDIYIAKFDSDGNHVWSKRFGDGNNQRGQAIVLDSAGNLYVSGWFGGTIDLGGGPLTGTGADDSFLAKFAADGSHMWSKAFGGLNNQRIEDIAVDETDGVVIVGEFIGTIDLGGGLLSSAGGADIFLAKYAPSGTFVWGKRFGSAGDQIGYAARVAPSGNVILAGDINGSTNFGGGILGSAGGTDIFVASFDSLGTHQWSKLFGDAAMQRGETIAVDAAGAVVLSGYIEGAVDFGGGTLTSGGLRDHFVTKLDATGAHVWSKRFGGTGDDATQNLALDSAGNIVFTGHFEAAVDYGGGTLSSAGLRDIVVAKLSPAGEHVWSRRFGDADSQSGQNVATDAMGQVYVFSDNPGTIDFGGGPLTSDSGSLDVFIAKLAP from the coding sequence ATGCGCCCTTCCCTTCGCCATTCGATTCCTCTTTTTGCCCTTTCTGCCGCCGTTTGCGTCACATTCGGCTGCTCTTCCGATGATACCGTCACGACCAGCAGCTCGGGCTCGAGCAGCTCGGGCAATGCAGGCGGCACGGCCGGCTCCGGCGGCGACGCCGGTATGGGCGGCTTTGCTGGCTCCGGGGGCGCCGGCGCAATGGGCGGTTCTGGCGGCAGCGAAACTTCATGCGTACCCGGAAGCATTGCGAATTGTTATGACGGCCCGATGGGAACCGAAGGGGTCGGCACTTGCGCTCCAGGAACGAAAGTATGCAATCCGAGCGGCATGGATTATGGTCCTTGCATGGGCGCCATCACGCCGCAAACCGAAGATTGCACCACGCCCATCGACGAAGATTGCAGCGAAGTGCCCGATTGCGGCGACCATTTGTGGAGCAAGCGTTTTGGCGATGCACTCTTGCAAAATGCCCAAGGCGCCGCCGTCGATGCCGCAGGCAACGTCTACTTGATAGGATACTTTCAAGGGGACATCGATTTCGGCGGAGGCGTGCTCACGAGCGCCGGAAGCAATGACATCTACATTGCCAAATTCGATTCCGACGGCAACCACGTATGGAGCAAACGATTCGGTGACGGCAACAATCAACGCGGTCAAGCAATCGTCCTCGATTCCGCAGGAAATCTGTACGTATCGGGCTGGTTTGGGGGTACCATCGACCTTGGCGGCGGACCGCTCACGGGCACCGGTGCCGACGACAGCTTCCTCGCAAAGTTTGCCGCGGATGGCTCGCACATGTGGAGCAAAGCATTCGGAGGCCTCAACAATCAGCGCATCGAAGACATTGCCGTCGACGAGACCGATGGCGTCGTCATCGTCGGCGAATTCATAGGCACCATCGATTTGGGCGGTGGGCTCCTATCGAGCGCTGGAGGCGCTGACATTTTCCTCGCCAAATACGCGCCAAGCGGCACGTTCGTCTGGGGCAAGCGTTTCGGCAGCGCGGGAGATCAAATTGGATACGCCGCACGCGTGGCGCCGTCGGGCAACGTCATCCTTGCAGGTGACATCAATGGAAGCACGAACTTCGGCGGCGGCATTCTCGGCAGCGCGGGCGGCACCGACATTTTCGTTGCATCCTTCGATTCGCTCGGCACGCATCAATGGAGCAAGCTTTTTGGCGATGCAGCGATGCAGCGCGGCGAAACGATCGCCGTGGACGCTGCGGGTGCGGTTGTCCTATCGGGCTACATCGAAGGAGCGGTCGATTTCGGTGGCGGCACATTGACGAGCGGCGGACTGCGCGACCATTTCGTCACGAAGCTCGATGCGACGGGCGCGCACGTATGGAGCAAGCGATTCGGCGGCACGGGAGACGATGCGACGCAAAACCTGGCGCTCGATTCGGCGGGAAATATTGTATTCACGGGTCATTTCGAAGCTGCGGTCGATTATGGCGGGGGCACGCTTTCGAGCGCCGGGCTGCGCGACATCGTCGTCGCAAAACTTTCGCCCGCAGGTGAACACGTCTGGAGCAGGCGGTTCGGCGATGCGGATTCGCAATCGGGTCAAAACGTGGCCACCGATGCGATGGGGCAGGTCTACGTGTTCAGCGACAATCCAGGCACCATCGATTTTGGCGGCGGACCGCTCACGAGCGACAGCGGCAGCCTCGATGTATTCATCGCGAAACTGGCGCCGTGA
- a CDS encoding NAD(P)H-dependent oxidoreductase, translated as MINVGIIIGSTRPNRVGASVAKWVHEIAQRRSDATFELVDIQDFNLPLLDEPIPPSQGKYSKEHTKRWAAKIASFDGFVFVTPEYNHGTSGALKNAIDFLYAEWNDKAAGFVGYGSAGGVRAVEHLRLVMAEVRVATVRAQVALSLFTDFEHFSTFKPAAHHEKTMGQVFDQVIAWSGALKPLREKRG; from the coding sequence ATGATCAACGTCGGGATCATCATTGGAAGCACGCGTCCGAACCGTGTAGGCGCATCCGTCGCCAAATGGGTGCACGAAATTGCGCAGCGGCGCAGCGACGCCACGTTCGAACTGGTGGACATCCAGGACTTCAATCTTCCGCTTCTCGACGAGCCCATTCCCCCGTCGCAAGGCAAGTATTCGAAGGAGCATACGAAACGTTGGGCCGCAAAGATAGCCTCGTTCGACGGCTTCGTATTCGTCACGCCCGAATACAATCATGGCACATCGGGCGCCCTGAAGAACGCCATTGATTTCTTGTATGCCGAATGGAACGACAAAGCTGCCGGATTCGTCGGTTATGGCAGCGCGGGCGGCGTGCGAGCGGTCGAGCACCTTCGGTTGGTCATGGCCGAGGTGCGTGTGGCGACCGTGCGCGCCCAGGTCGCGCTCTCCTTGTTCACCGATTTCGAACATTTTTCCACCTTCAAACCGGCCGCGCATCACGAAAAGACAATGGGGCAGGTATTCGACCAAGTGATCGCTTGGAGCGGGGCGCTGAAGCCATTGCGCGAGAAGCGCGGGTGA
- a CDS encoding DUF2267 domain-containing protein — protein sequence MNQHHGTPLACSVTMEYEPFMDRVARRGAFESDDVALRAARAVITALAGFLVPDEAQALAAALPSSFVPLVVTSAVAAEPGRDAMFQRVAALEIVPLALATEHTVIVLQVLSDLLPEETRIRLARHLGPELGELLSPMPAPDEPPAHIHRPPTVAPGGGHTLATGRPGSRHPLSEATPERAHTHSVVRSDNPHGDTKLSSTEGLTQEREHETLAEGRPGPARPIAEAGERTAKG from the coding sequence ATGAATCAGCATCACGGCACGCCGCTCGCATGCAGCGTGACCATGGAGTACGAACCTTTCATGGATCGGGTCGCTCGGCGGGGGGCTTTCGAAAGCGACGACGTTGCGCTTCGGGCCGCCCGTGCCGTCATTACGGCGCTCGCCGGGTTTCTCGTTCCCGATGAGGCGCAGGCGCTCGCTGCGGCGCTGCCAAGCTCGTTCGTGCCGCTGGTCGTGACGAGCGCCGTCGCGGCCGAGCCTGGGCGGGATGCCATGTTTCAGCGTGTCGCTGCGCTCGAAATAGTGCCGCTTGCGCTCGCCACCGAGCACACCGTCATCGTTTTACAGGTCCTGTCCGATTTATTGCCAGAAGAGACGCGGATTCGGCTCGCTCGGCACCTTGGCCCCGAGCTTGGCGAGCTGCTCAGCCCCATGCCCGCGCCTGACGAGCCGCCTGCGCATATCCACAGGCCGCCTACGGTTGCGCCGGGCGGCGGGCATACGCTTGCGACGGGCCGTCCGGGAAGTCGGCATCCGCTGAGCGAGGCCACGCCCGAGCGTGCACATACGCATTCGGTGGTTCGTTCGGACAATCCGCATGGCGATACGAAGCTGTCGTCGACTGAGGGGCTCACGCAGGAGCGCGAGCACGAGACGCTCGCGGAAGGCCGTCCGGGCCCAGCGCGGCCCATTGCGGAGGCGGGAGAGCGGACGGCGAAGGGGTAA
- a CDS encoding PAS domain-containing protein produces MTDTSKLNHDALDAEALRRENEALRRRIAELEATCVSCADGDGVRSLAERTHLLHAVIDKSPSVIFVKAVDGRYLLVNRRAETLYAKTRAELLGHYDSEFFPPEAVQAMKVKDDEALARGEPIQFEESVPFHGELRHYVTIKFPIMGLDGAALGVCGIATDVTEHKREEAERLLMREQVIAAQDEALRELSTPLVPIAQGVVAMPLIGAIDSKRADLIVTALLDGVNQQSVHTAILDITGVRTVDSHVAGALVMAARAVGLLGARVVVTGIRPEVARTLVDLGADLAGIVTRATLRSGIAYALGR; encoded by the coding sequence ATGACGGATACATCAAAGTTGAACCATGACGCTCTCGACGCCGAGGCGCTTCGTCGTGAAAACGAGGCACTTCGCCGGCGAATTGCGGAGCTCGAAGCGACATGCGTGTCATGTGCGGATGGTGATGGCGTGCGCTCATTGGCTGAACGCACGCACTTGCTCCACGCCGTGATAGACAAATCGCCGAGCGTCATCTTCGTCAAAGCGGTCGATGGCCGTTATTTGCTCGTCAACCGCCGAGCAGAAACGCTTTATGCCAAGACGCGCGCCGAGCTATTGGGGCATTACGATAGCGAATTCTTTCCGCCAGAGGCGGTTCAGGCAATGAAAGTGAAGGACGACGAGGCGCTTGCTCGCGGTGAGCCGATTCAATTCGAGGAATCGGTGCCGTTTCATGGCGAGCTTCGCCATTATGTGACGATCAAGTTTCCCATCATGGGTCTCGATGGAGCTGCTTTGGGCGTGTGCGGAATTGCCACGGACGTGACGGAGCACAAGCGCGAGGAAGCCGAGCGGTTGTTGATGCGCGAGCAGGTGATTGCGGCGCAAGACGAGGCGCTGCGCGAATTGTCGACGCCGCTCGTGCCCATTGCGCAAGGTGTGGTGGCGATGCCTTTGATTGGAGCGATCGATTCCAAGCGCGCCGATCTCATCGTGACGGCGCTACTCGATGGCGTCAATCAACAAAGCGTGCATACGGCCATTCTGGATATCACGGGGGTACGCACCGTCGATTCTCACGTCGCCGGAGCGCTCGTGATGGCTGCACGTGCCGTAGGGCTGCTCGGTGCACGGGTGGTCGTCACGGGAATTCGGCCCGAAGTCGCTCGCACGCTGGTCGATCTGGGCGCGGATCTCGCCGGCATCGTCACTCGAGCCACCTTGCGCAGCGGAATTGCCTACGCGCTTGGGCGGTGA
- a CDS encoding sigma-70 family RNA polymerase sigma factor, producing MGETDRATFSVVWSEHKERLYRLCLRWMGGDRDAASDAVAQVALNAVEELASSHLPISNYGAWLTRLARNACIDIHRERASDHRAIDRFGIDVDQRSAYCESPESEELRRELGEHLREAIERLPPRLLAVVRLRLLEDASYEVIAEKLGVSPEAARKRMQDARDILAEELSPYLINGTRLNEIFGLHIPIDCTTHAPRAWQRRARRLYEPSSNGSTDDGMRPRTDSSKLKAHRLESLRPSPSISDALLDPREQDPHVPTP from the coding sequence ATGGGGGAGACAGATCGAGCTACGTTTTCAGTTGTCTGGAGCGAACACAAAGAGCGCTTGTATCGTTTGTGTCTTCGGTGGATGGGCGGCGATCGCGACGCTGCGAGCGATGCGGTCGCCCAAGTGGCGCTCAACGCCGTCGAAGAATTGGCATCCAGTCATTTACCGATATCGAATTACGGCGCCTGGCTGACTCGATTGGCCAGAAATGCCTGCATCGACATCCATCGAGAACGAGCATCGGACCATCGGGCCATCGATCGCTTCGGCATCGACGTCGACCAACGAAGTGCGTATTGCGAATCGCCCGAATCGGAGGAGCTGCGGCGCGAGCTGGGCGAGCATCTTCGAGAAGCAATCGAACGGTTGCCACCACGCCTGCTCGCCGTCGTAAGGCTCCGCCTTCTAGAAGACGCATCGTACGAGGTCATTGCCGAAAAACTCGGCGTGTCCCCGGAGGCAGCGCGAAAGCGCATGCAAGATGCCCGAGACATTCTTGCGGAGGAGCTGAGTCCCTACCTGATCAATGGAACGAGATTGAACGAGATCTTCGGACTGCACATCCCCATCGATTGCACCACGCATGCTCCCCGCGCTTGGCAACGTCGCGCCCGTCGCTTGTACGAACCATCGTCCAATGGATCGACTGATGACGGTATGCGCCCGCGGACCGATTCCTCCAAGCTGAAAGCGCACCGGCTCGAGTCGCTACGGCCGTCGCCCTCCATTTCGGATGCCCTGCTCGACCCTCGCGAGCAGGATCCCCACGTGCCAACCCCTTGA
- a CDS encoding citrate synthase: MAGKRFALDPDGYDDGMRDREKTVAPAGAPVRQKNDLLTASEAIEYLDVKRPTLYTYVSRGWVRSLPSASGRGRLYVREDLERLKSRSSAHVGHATMSAPPCETQVTRIDAGGPIYRGHSAATLARAGVPFESVAELLWTGELTEKCPDWSKRPISSDHLRDLELAAELAKRAVVHVGVQDLQPLVAIRLGVTVLSARRRARMPSAPRNEMREARELLLLSAELPRICGDASIVTPPMTARGIAARLSSAWESPAVQVEPARRAHAINQALVLSADHGLDALAIAVRMMAAAGGDLYACVSSGLDAMAGFEYESICMQLEHIVCDLVSPSAVRRYVAASMERGHSIPGFGHPWYPAGDPRVPLLLEQAAALAQDERRVRNVMALIEAARDQGAPTLEVGMVALAAALDLPFGSTSMLVALGRMAGFIAHVFEQWDSAGNGELTSQERSDVTHRHRRGL; encoded by the coding sequence GTGGCTGGAAAGCGTTTCGCATTGGATCCGGATGGCTATGACGACGGCATGCGCGACCGGGAGAAAACGGTGGCGCCCGCAGGAGCGCCAGTGCGACAAAAGAATGATCTACTGACTGCAAGCGAGGCCATTGAATATCTGGACGTCAAACGCCCGACGCTTTACACCTACGTCAGTCGCGGATGGGTGCGAAGTCTCCCCAGCGCCAGCGGCCGCGGTCGGCTCTATGTCCGTGAAGATCTGGAACGGCTGAAGTCGCGGAGCAGTGCGCATGTAGGGCACGCGACGATGAGCGCTCCACCCTGCGAGACGCAGGTGACCCGAATCGATGCAGGCGGTCCCATTTATCGAGGTCATTCGGCCGCGACGCTCGCTCGCGCGGGTGTCCCTTTCGAGTCCGTTGCGGAGCTTTTGTGGACTGGTGAGCTGACCGAAAAATGCCCCGACTGGTCGAAGCGTCCCATTTCGAGCGATCATCTGCGCGATCTCGAGCTTGCTGCGGAGCTTGCAAAGCGCGCGGTCGTGCACGTCGGCGTGCAGGATTTGCAGCCGCTCGTTGCCATCCGTCTGGGTGTCACGGTGCTCTCGGCGCGGCGTCGTGCGCGAATGCCGAGCGCTCCGCGGAATGAGATGCGCGAAGCGCGGGAGCTGCTTTTGCTGAGCGCCGAGCTGCCTCGAATATGTGGCGATGCGTCAATCGTCACGCCACCAATGACGGCTCGCGGCATTGCAGCGCGCCTTTCAAGCGCATGGGAATCGCCTGCTGTCCAGGTGGAACCTGCGCGACGGGCGCATGCCATCAATCAAGCGCTCGTGTTATCCGCTGACCATGGGCTCGACGCGTTGGCGATCGCGGTGCGCATGATGGCAGCGGCGGGCGGCGATTTGTATGCGTGCGTTTCGTCGGGGCTCGATGCAATGGCCGGCTTCGAGTACGAGAGTATCTGTATGCAACTGGAGCACATCGTGTGCGATCTGGTATCTCCTTCCGCGGTGCGTCGTTATGTGGCAGCGAGTATGGAGCGTGGGCATTCGATTCCGGGATTTGGTCATCCATGGTATCCGGCGGGCGACCCTCGGGTGCCGTTGCTTCTCGAGCAGGCAGCGGCGCTCGCACAGGATGAACGACGTGTGCGCAATGTGATGGCGCTCATCGAGGCTGCGCGTGACCAAGGCGCGCCGACGCTCGAAGTTGGAATGGTGGCACTCGCCGCGGCATTGGATTTGCCTTTCGGTTCGACGTCGATGCTCGTTGCATTGGGTCGCATGGCGGGATTCATTGCTCATGTTTTCGAGCAATGGGATTCGGCAGGGAATGGGGAGCTGACTTCGCAGGAGCGGTCCGATGTCACCCATCGTCATCGCCGAGGTCTTTGA
- a CDS encoding protein kinase → MTSPHRPIPPPVNEIWKTFLTTANRVDPERTITSFELRASKETRAIAPAPQPPPVSMSDLPSVPVLTQSVAPGDMAGTDFEVTGVLGEGGMGRVLLARQKSLQRDVALKVLKAAETSRDVVDTLLAEAIITGSIEHPSIVPVHALGRDKEGLPVLVMKRIDGVSWRSLFNDPAHPAWASLAIDEGDRLDAHLEILEAVCNAAHYAHTRGVVHRDIKPENVMIGGFGEVYLVDWGIAVRKADLEQQDDAAMYGPPVGTLAYMAPEMAMGDLGRIDARTDVYLLGATLHFILTGKPRHEGDTTLEVLFSARDSEEVAYGPNVPAELASICNRAMHVDPDERYQSALELRQAITSFCRHRGSLALSEKAFSKLSEIQSAQDAAGAVHDRRMYQAMTECRFAFMQALDAWKGNQDARRGLDAVLERMIEYEMAQRDVESARALLADLSEVRPDIEKRIDALVLEMEAAKVREAKLRAMERDADLRIGARFQLAILTVLPVSASVAFGVMLQRGQHQATQKQLILFPTVVLMLLVGAFFLLRARLTTAVSRKAFAMFALFPMATLLHRAFAIARGTDVASIVMTDLVIVAVVAAAFAITILPRVALVTGLFGAGAVVAYLFPAYATHIFTGSTVLGTAGLIVFWGRMVAQERTM, encoded by the coding sequence GTGACATCGCCCCATCGTCCGATTCCACCGCCTGTCAATGAAATTTGGAAAACGTTTCTCACGACGGCCAACAGGGTTGATCCGGAGCGTACGATAACGTCGTTCGAGCTGCGTGCGTCGAAAGAAACGCGCGCCATTGCGCCCGCACCTCAGCCGCCGCCCGTTTCGATGTCGGACCTGCCTTCGGTGCCGGTTTTGACGCAATCGGTGGCTCCGGGCGACATGGCGGGTACGGATTTCGAAGTGACCGGGGTGCTGGGTGAAGGCGGCATGGGGCGCGTGTTATTGGCGCGGCAAAAGTCATTGCAACGCGACGTCGCGCTCAAAGTGCTCAAAGCAGCGGAAACGAGCCGCGATGTGGTGGATACGCTGCTCGCAGAGGCGATCATCACGGGGTCGATCGAACATCCGAGCATCGTGCCGGTTCATGCGCTGGGGCGCGACAAAGAAGGGCTCCCCGTCCTTGTGATGAAGCGAATCGACGGCGTGTCGTGGCGGAGCCTCTTCAATGATCCGGCGCATCCTGCATGGGCGTCGTTGGCCATCGACGAGGGCGATAGGCTGGACGCGCATCTGGAGATCCTCGAGGCCGTTTGCAATGCGGCGCATTATGCGCACACGCGGGGCGTCGTGCATCGAGACATCAAGCCCGAGAATGTGATGATTGGCGGGTTTGGTGAAGTGTACCTGGTGGATTGGGGCATTGCAGTCCGCAAGGCAGACTTGGAACAGCAAGACGACGCGGCGATGTACGGACCGCCCGTGGGAACACTCGCGTACATGGCTCCGGAAATGGCGATGGGGGATTTGGGCCGCATCGATGCTCGGACGGACGTGTATTTGCTGGGCGCGACGCTGCACTTCATTCTCACGGGAAAACCTCGGCACGAGGGTGATACGACGCTCGAGGTCTTGTTTTCGGCGCGAGATTCGGAGGAGGTCGCTTATGGTCCGAACGTTCCGGCGGAGCTTGCATCGATATGCAATCGAGCGATGCATGTCGATCCGGACGAGCGTTATCAGAGTGCGCTGGAATTGCGGCAGGCGATTACGTCGTTTTGCAGGCATCGAGGTTCCTTGGCGCTGTCGGAAAAAGCATTTTCGAAGCTCTCCGAAATTCAATCCGCGCAGGATGCCGCGGGCGCCGTGCACGATCGTCGGATGTACCAGGCTATGACGGAGTGTCGATTTGCCTTCATGCAGGCGCTCGATGCATGGAAAGGAAATCAGGACGCGCGACGGGGTTTGGATGCGGTACTCGAACGAATGATCGAGTATGAAATGGCGCAGCGGGACGTCGAAAGCGCGCGAGCGCTCTTGGCGGACCTGTCCGAGGTTCGGCCGGATATCGAGAAGCGAATCGACGCGCTCGTTTTGGAAATGGAAGCCGCGAAGGTGCGTGAAGCAAAACTTCGGGCGATGGAGCGGGACGCGGATTTGCGAATTGGCGCGCGATTCCAATTGGCGATCCTCACGGTGTTGCCCGTGAGCGCCAGCGTGGCCTTTGGTGTCATGCTGCAGCGTGGTCAACATCAGGCGACGCAGAAGCAACTCATTCTTTTTCCCACGGTCGTGCTGATGCTGCTCGTGGGCGCATTTTTCTTGTTGCGCGCGCGTTTGACGACGGCGGTGAGTCGCAAAGCTTTTGCAATGTTTGCGCTTTTTCCCATGGCGACGCTTCTGCATCGGGCATTTGCCATTGCACGCGGGACCGACGTGGCTTCGATCGTAATGACGGATCTGGTGATCGTCGCGGTCGTCGCGGCGGCGTTTGCCATTACGATATTACCGCGCGTCGCCTTGGTGACGGGGCTGTTTGGCGCAGGCGCCGTGGTTGCTTATTTATTTCCTGCGTACGCGACGCACATCTTTACGGGCTCGACGGTGCTCGGTACCGCGGGCCTCATCGTTTTCTGGGGTCGAATGGTCGCACAAGAGAGAACGATGTGA